The DNA region CGGCACGGTAGGTCGGGCACGCGGGCCGTCACAAGGTCCGCCGACTCAAAATGATCTTCAAGTCGTCCGGAGGGTCGCGCTCCGGATCGTTTCCGGCTCTTCTGCGCATGCCGTCACTCAAACCGACGATGTGATGCACAGGGAGTCATATCGGCAGGTCGAATGCTTCTCGCGCCGGGCCGTACGCCCTGGCGGGACGTGATCATCGGCGCGCACCCTTGGAGAACATGCCGGAGTCGCTGGTTCCGGCGGACGGTGCGCAAGGGCAGGACACGGGTGGGGAGTTGGGGCCGGATGCCGGGTGTGGACGTGTGCGTGGTCGGTGCGGGGCCGGTCGGGCTGACGCTGGCGATCGCCCTGCGCAGACTCGGGCTCGACGTGCGGGTGGTGGACCGCGCGCCGGCCGCCAAGCACGAGGCCCGGGCGCTCGTCGTCTGGCCGAGGGCGGCGGAGGCCCTGGAGGCGCTCGGGGTCGCCGGCACCCTCGCCCGGCACGGCGTGGAGCTGGGCGAGGTGACGATCCACGCCGGCGGACGCCGGCTCGGCGCGCTCTCCACCGGCTGGCACCGCTCCGCGCACAGCCGCCCGCTCAACATCGAACAGCACGACATCGAGCGCCTGTTGTGCGCGGAGCTGGCCCGGCTCGGCACCGAGGTCGAGTGGGACAGCGAGGTCACCGACGTCAAGGTTCACGACGACCGGGCCGAGTTCACCGTCGGCCGCCCCGGCGGCTCGGCCGAATCGGCCACCGCCGCCTGGATCGTCGGCTGCGACGGCACCGGCAGCGTGGTCCGCGACCGGCTCGGCATCCCGTTCCGGGGCCGCCGCCGCACCGGCCTCCAGGTCGTCCAGGGCAACGCGCACGCCGACTGGCCGTACGGCCGGCACCCGGGGCACGGGCACATCTTCCTCGCCCCGCGCCGCTCGCTGCTCGTCTTCCCGCTGCCCGGCGGCGGCTTCCGCTTCTTCTGCTTCCGCGACGACCCCGACCCCACCCTCACCGGCCCGCCCACCCTCGGCGAACTGCGCGACCTGGTCGCCGACACCGCCCGGCTCCCCCGGCTGCGGCTCACCCCGACGGATCCGCCCTGGCTGAACCGGGCCCGGTTCGGCGACCGGGTCGCCGCCCGGCTGCGGCTCGGGCGCGGGCTGCTCGCGGGCGACGCCGCGCACGCCTGGGCGCCGGTCGGCGGCCACGGCATGAACGTCGGGATGCTCGGCGCGCACAACCTCGCCTGGAAGCTGGCCGCCGTGCACCGCGGCGAGGCCGACGTCCGGCTCCTCGACACGTACGACACCGAGCAGCGCGCCCTCGCCGTGCGCTACATCCGCGAGATGCGGTGCAACTTCATGGAGCTGCCGCTGCCGCCGCTCGGCCACCACGTCTTCTCCGCCACCGTGCCGCTCGCGCTCGCGCTGCGCGGCTTCCAGCGGCGCCTGGACTGGCAGTTGAGCGACCTCGGCCGCCACCACCGCCCGAGCGCCCTGTCCTGGCAGCGTGCCCCGGCCGGCCTCGGGCGCGGCCGCGGTCCGCGGGCCGGCGACCGGATGCCGGACGCCCTGGTGTCGACCGGCCACCCCGGCACCGGGCCGGTGCGGCTGCACACCCTGCTCCGTTACGACACCTGGACGCTGCTCCTGCTCGCCGGCGGGCCCGGCGGGCCGGGGGGCGGAGCCGTACCGGAGTCCGTGCACCAGTCCGTACGGGAAGCGGTTCTGGAGCGGTGCGCGCGGGGGCCCGTGCCGGTCCGGGTGCTGTCCGTCACCCCGGCGGACGCCGCCGAGGCGCGGCTGCTCGGCCGGCCCGGCGAGCTCCGGCTCGTACGGCCCGACGGCCATGTCGGCCTGGTCGCCCCGGCCGGCCGGACCGCCGACCTCGACGCCTACCTCACCGCACTCGGACCGGCGCCCGCACCCATGTCCCCTTCAGTCAGCGCAGAGTGACGGGAGTCGGAGTCCCTTGTCCAAGCACCTGACGCGCACCCGAGGCACGGTCACCGTCATCGGCGCGGGCATGGCCGGCCTGGTCGCCGCCTACGAGCTCGAACGCCTCGGCCACCGCGTGGAGATCCTGGAGGGCAGCCGCCGGCTCGGCGGCCGTGTCCGCACCCACCGCTTCGGCGCCCACGAGGGCGCCCCCTTCGTCGAGCTCGGCGCGATGCGCGTGCCCACCGCGCACCACCGCACCATGCACTACATCGACCACCTCGGTCTCGCCGACCAGGTGCGTCCCTTCACCACCCTCCTTTCCGAGGAGAACGCCTTCCTCGCCACGAGCACCGGCCACGTCCGGCTGCGCGAGGCGCCGCGCCGGCTGATCGCGGACGTGCGGTCCGCGCTCGCCCGCGACGACTACCGCGAGGAGACCGTGGTCTTCGGCGCCTGGCTCGCCGCCGTCGTCGACGCGGTCGCCCCGCCCGCGCTGCGCACCGGGCTGCGCGCCGATCTCGCCCGCGATCTGCTCGACCGGGTCGAGCGGATCGACCTGACGCCCCATCTCCTCGGCGACGGAAAGGACCGGGTCGACGTGCATGGGCTCTTCGCCGCCCACCCCGGCGTCCGGGCCGGCTGCGGCACCCGCCTCAACAGCTTCCTCGACGACATCCTCACCGAGACCAGCCCCCGGCTGATCCGGCTGGCCTGCGGCATGGACCAGCTGGTGCAGCGGCTGGCCGCCCGGATCCGCGGCCCGATCTGGCTGGGCCAGGAGGTCACCGGACTCGACGTGGCGCCCGACCACGTCCGGCTGCGCATCGGGCGCGGGCCGCTCGCCGTGCTGCGCCGTGCCGACCTGGTCCTGTGCACCGTGCCGTTCCCGGTGCTGCGCCGGATGCGGCTGACCGGCCTCGACGAGGACAAGAGGGCCGTGCTCCGCGAGGTCGACTACTGCCCGGCCACCAAGGTCGCGGTGCACGTCCGCGAGCCCTTCTGGGAGCGCGAGGGCATTCGCGGCGGCGCCTCCTTCAGCGGCGGGCTGATCCGGCAGACCTACTATCCGGCCCCGGTGGAGGACGGCGGCGGCCCGGACCACGCGAGCGGCGCGAGCGGGCGGCGGGGCGCGGCGCTGCTCGCCAGCTACACGATCGGCGAGGACGCCGATCTGCTCGGTCGGATGCCGGCCCGGCAGCGGAACGCGGTGGTGATCGACGAACTGGGCCGGATGCACCCGCAGTTGCTGCGCCGCGGCATGGTGCGCGGGGTCGCGGGCATCGCCTGGGGCGAGCATCCGTGGACGGCCGGCGGCTGCGCCATCCGCTGGGGCAAGGACGCGGCGGCCTGCGCCGAGGAGCGGCGCCGGGCGGCCCGCCCGGTAGGGCGGCTGTTCTTCGCCGGCGAGCACTGCTCCTCCGAACCCGCCTGGATCGAGGGCGCGGTGGAGTCGGCCCTGTCGGCGGTCGCCGACATCGACCGCTTCGCCGCCGCCCACCGGCTCGGCCGTCCGGCCCCGGCCCTCCTGGAGGCGGCGTGAGCGTCTTCGACCTGCCCCGGCTGCACTTCGCGGGCACCGCGGTGACCAAGCTGCCCACCGGACCGCGCGCCGCCGCCGCGGCCGGTCTCCTGGACCTGGCGACGAACACCGTTCTCGCGCCGCCGGACCAACCGGGAGCCGGAGCCGGTGCCGGTGCGGGTGCCGGTTCCGCCGCGCCGTTCCCGGACGGGCAGCCGGCCGCCGAGCTGCATGCGCTGCTGCGCGAACGAGGCGCGCTCGGCGGGCACTTCTCCGGCAACGGGCACTTCTCGGTGGACGCCCGGGTGACCGCCGCCGAAGGAACGGACGGCGCGCCGGTGCCGGCCGCGGCCGGGGATCCGCTGCTCGGCCGGGCCGTGGATCTGTGGGGCCACTACAACCCGTATCTGGGGACGACCGCGAACCGGGCCCGGGTGTTCGACGTCGATCCCGCCTCCGCCTGGTCGACGACCCTGATGATCGGCCGGTTCGCGCTGGGCCGGGAGGGCCGCTCCCACGACTCCGGGCATGTGTGCCTCGGGGACGTGACCGGCTTCCAGCCGCCGCGCTGGCAGTCCTTCGCGCCGGCGCCCTCGGTGCTCCACCAGTTCGCCGTGCCCGCCGGATCCGCCCTGGACTGGCCGGACGGGCCCGGCGGGGCCTCGCCGCTCGCGGCCGCGCTGCGGTCGGCGGCCGAGGCGTCGGGCGGGCTGCTCGTCCAGTTCACCCTGGAGGCGGCGGGCGCGCCCGGTGACCCGGGGCACGGGTACGACGGGCCGGGCGACGCCCCGCAGCAGTGGCGGCTGCGCGGGGTGATCGCGCCCTGGTGCCCGGACGAGCCGCGCACCCATCCGGCGGGCCGGCTCCTCGTCCCGTACGGCGCGGACCCGGCCGGCGGCGGGCCGCGGCCCCGGATCTGCTCGGTGTGGGTGACGCCCGACGAGACGGTGTTCAACCTGCCGTTCGGCCGGCCGGGTTCCGGCGCCCTGGAGCTTCGCACGGTGGTCTCGGACGAACTCGTCGCGGTGCTCCCGGAGGGCGGAAGCGCTCCGGACGGCGGGAGGGTGGTCCGGGTCCCGGCGAGTGCGCCGGGCGCCGCCTGGGCCGCCGACGAGGGCCTGTGTCTGGTCGGCCCGCACGGCACGGGCCGGCGGGTGCTGCTGCGGGAGCGGGAGCGGGTGGTGGTCACCGACGACGCGGCGCTGTTCGTCGAGCACCCGGACCGGGAGCGCGGCGAGGACCATGCCGTGGAGGTCGCCGTACGGGCGAGTGTGCGGGGGCGGCCGGCGGCCCTGGAGCCGGTCGTCGTCCGGCAGTTCGCCCATCCGCGGGCGCTGCCCCGCGACCCGGTCGCCGCCTCCCCCGAGGCGCGCGCCGGGGAGCTGCGGATCGTGGATCTGCGGCCCGGGCGGCTCGCCGAGGACAAGGAGGCGCCCGAGCCCTCTCCGGGGTCCTACGACGCGGTCTGCCGGCTGCTGACGGACGAGCGGGGACGGGGCTGGTTCACGGTGCGGGGCGCCCGGCCCGGGACGGCGCGGCTGCTGCTGACCGCCGAGGCCGACGAGCTGCCGCCGTGCCCGCTGGACGCGCCCGGTTCGGCGGTGGCGGCGTACGACGACGGGGACGCGCTCGGCTGGTGGGCGGGGGCGGGCGGGGCGCAGGTGCGGGTGCTGCCCGACGACTGGGCGCTGGACGCCGTGCTGAAGGAGGACGTGGGCTTCGGGCTGCTGCACCGGGAGGTGTTCGCCTACTACGAGCAGCTGTTCCCGTTCATGCGGGACGAGGTGTTCAGCCTGGCCGACCGCTGCAAGGTCGAGACGTACGTGAAGCTGATCTGGCAGATGTGCGACCCGGCCAACAAGGACCGCACCTACTACATGCCGCCGACCCGTGAACTGACGCTGCCCAAGGCGCGGTTGCTGCTCAGCTATCTGCGGGCGCGGAGCTCCGCCGACGCGGTCCTGCCGGTGGTCTCCCCCTCGCCGTCGCCGGCCGCCGCGCGGCCCCGGATCACCAGCCGCGCCCAGTTACGGGCGGCGCTGTGGCAGGCGGTGACGGTGGAGCTGGCGACCTGTCTGCAGTACCTCTACGCGGGGTACGCGCTGCCGACGCACGGCGCCGGGTTCACGTATGTGCAGCGCGGGGTGTGGACGCCCCGGCAGCTGCGGCTGGCCTGCGGCGACGGCGGGGAGACGCTGAGCCGGGGCATCCGGGACAGCCTCTTCGCGGTGGCCCGCGAGGAGATGGTGCACTTCCTGGTGGTCAACAACGTCCTGATGGCGATGGGCGAGCCGTTCCACGTCCCCGCCATCGACTTCGGGACGCCGGGGCTGCTGCCGCTGCCGCTGGACTTCGCTCTGGAGCCGCTGCATCTGGGCAGCGTGCAGCGGTTCGTGGCCATCGAGCGGCCGGAGCGGCTGGCCGGCGGCACCGACGCCGGGCCGGCAGCCGGCCCGGAGGAGGCGGCGGGCGCGGGCGGGGCGGCGGAGTCAGCGGAGGCGGCGCCGTTCGGGTCGCCGAGCGAGCTGTACGCGGCGATCCGCGACGGGCTGACCCGGGTGCCGGACCTGTTCCTGGTGGAGCGGGGCCGGGGCGGCGGCGAGCACCATCTCTTCCTCGGCCGGACGGTCGACGCCCGCCATCCCGACTACCAGCTGGAGGTGGACGACCTGTCAAGCGCGCTGTTCGCGATCGACTTCGTCACCGAGCAGGGCGAGGGCGGGGTCCTCGACACGCCGGGGCCGGTGCCGGAGTCCCATCACGACACCTTCGTACGGATCGGGGAACTGCTCATGACGGAGCGGGCGGACGGCCCGGGCGGGCAGGGCGCGCCGTGGAGCCCGGCCTATCCGGCGCTGCGCAATCCGACCCTCGACCCGGCGCACCCGGGCCGGGCGGCGGTCCGCGATCCGCACGCCCGGGAGGTGATGCGGCTGTTCAACCGGGCCTATTTCCTGATGCTCCAGCTGATGGTGCAGCACTTCGCGGAGAGCCCGGACGCCAGTCTGCGGCGCTCGCGCCTGATGAACGCGGCGATCGACGTGATGACCGGGATGATGCGTCCGCTGGCCGAGCTCCTGGTGACGCTGGACTCGGGCTGGCGGGGGCGGACGGCGGGCCCGTCCTTCGAGCTGGAGGAGCCGCCGGTGGCGCTGGCCCGGCCTGACGTGGCGCGCCGGGCGTTCGCGATGCGCTTCACGCATCTGGCGCGGATGGCCCGGGAGTGCGCGGGGGTGCCCGGGCGGGTGCCGGAGCTGATGACCTTCTACGCCGAGCAGTTCCGTGCCGAGGGAGGGCGGTGAACCGATGAGCGCTGAGCCGATGAGCGGGTACGCGAGCCCGGGCCCGGCCGGTCGGGGCGGAGCCGGGGTGTGGGAGACGGATGTCCTGGTGGTGGGCGCCGGGCCGGTGGGCCTTGCCCTGGCCCTCGATCTCGCCGCGCGCGGGGTGGACTTCGTGCTGGTGGAGGCGGGGGACGGCGGTTCGGTCGAGCCCCGGATCACCACCGTGGGGCCGCGCGCGATGGAGATGTTCCGCCGCTGGGGCGCGGCCGAGGCGCTGCGCCGCGCGGGCTGGCCGGACGACCACGCGCTCGACGTGGCGTGGGTGACGGCGGTCGGCGGGCACGAGATCCACCGGCTCGAGTTCGGCACGGTGGCGACCCGGCCGCTGCCCGCGCACACCCCGGAGCCGGAGGCGATCTGCCCCCAGCACTGGATGGTGCCGCTGCTGCTCGACCGGGTGGGCCGCCATCCCGCCGGGCCGGTCCGGCTGCGCCACCGGCTGCTCGGCTTCACCGCCGGGCCGGACGGGGTGGTCGCGACCGTCGCCGGCGCCGGTCGCCCGGACGGTGCCGCCGTCACCGTCCGGGCACGGTTCCTGGTCGGCTGCGACGGGGCCTCGTCGCCGGTGCGCAAGGCCTGCGGGATCGCCTCCCCGGAGCTGCATGCGGCCCGGACGCTGCGGAACATCGTGTTCCGGGCGCCGGAGCTGCCGAAGCTGCTCGGACCGCGCGCGCCGCTCGTCCACTTCCTCACCTCGCCGACGGGTCTGCGCTATCCGCTGCGCTCGATCGACGGGCGCGGGCTCTACCGGCTGACCGCGCCGGTCGGCCCGGCGGCCCCGCTGGCGGTGGTGCGCCGGGCGGTGGCCCTGGCCACGCCACTCGAGGTGGTCTCGGACGTGGTGTGGCGGCTGGCCCACCGGGTCGCCGAGCGGTACCGGTCCGGGCCGGTCTTCCTCGCCGGGGACGCGGCGCACACACTGTCGCCGTCCGGCGGCTTCGGGATGAGCACGGGGGTCTGCGACGCCGCCGACCTCGGCTGGAAGCTGGCCGCGACGCTGGCCGGCTGGGCGGGACCGGGGCTGCTCGACACGTACGGCACGGAGCGCCGCCCGGTGGCCCTCGCCGGGGTGGCGGAGGCCCACCGCAATCTGCGGCGCACCCAGGAGCGGCGGATCTCACCGGCCCTTCTGGACGACACCCCGGTGGGCGTCCGCGCCCGGGCCGCGCTTGCCGAGGAGCTGGCGGCCTCGGACGCACGGCGGGAGTTCGACCGGCCGGAGATGCATTTCGCGTACCGCTACTCCTCCCCGCTTCTGGCCACCGAGGAACCGGACGCCGTGCCAGTGCTCAACGCCTCCACCCTGCCGGGGGCGCGGGCGCCGCACGCCTGGCTCGCGCCGGGGCGCTCGACGCTCGACCTGTACGGCCGGGAGTTCGTTCTCCTGTGCTTCGAGGCCGGTTCCGGCGGGCGCGGGCGGACGGACGGTATGGACGGAACCGGCGGAACGGACGGAACCGGCGGAACGGACGGAACGGTACGGGCGTTCGCCGACCGAAAGGTGCCGCTGCGGGTGGAGCGGTGCGCCGATCCGCAGGCGGCGGAGCGCTACGAGCGGCCGTACGTCCTGGTCCGCCCGGACGGGCATGTGGCCTGGCGGGGCGCGGCGCCGCCCCGGGATCCGGGGGCTCTGGCCGACCGGGTGCGGGGAGCGGTGGGATGAGCGCCGAGCCCGCCGCGTACGGCACTCTGCCGCCCTTCGACCCGGCGCTGCTCGACCTGGCCGATCCGTACCCCGCCTACCGGCGCTACCGGGAGGCCGGCCCGGTGCATGGCGTGCGCGGCCCCGGGCGGGCGCCGACGACCTGGTACGTCTTCGGGTACGCGGAGGTGGCGCGGGTGCTCGCGCGCCGGGAGTTCGGCCGGACGGACCCGGCGACGGGCTGCGCGGCCCCGCTGCCGCCGGGGTACGAGGTGCTGCGGCAGGTGGTGGAGAACTGGCTGGTGTTCCTCGATCCGCCCCGGCACACCGGGGTGCGGGCCCTGGTCACCCCCGCCCTGGGCGCCGGCCCCGTGACGGCGCTGCGCCCGGAGATCCGCCGGATCGCGCGTGGGCTCGTCGCGCCGCTGGCCGCGCGGGATTCGGTGGACCTGGTCGCCGAGTTCGCGGCGCCGTTCCCGCTCCTGGTGATCGCCGGGGTGCTCGGCGTGCCGGCGGAGCGGCACGGCTGGTTCCGGGACCGGGCGCTGGCGCTGCAGCGGGCGGGCGGCACGCGGGCGGACCGCAGCGCGGCGGGGCTGACGGTGGCGGAGCGGGCGGCGGGCGACCTGACCGCGTACTTCCGGCGGGAGCTGGACGCCCGGCGCGGGCCGGGCGGCGACCGGGGGGACCTGCTCTCGGCGCTGGCGCGGGCCGCCGACGAGCGGACGGCGCTCACGCCCCGGGAGCAGTCGGCCACCTGCATCCACCTCCTGACCGCGGGCCACGAGACCACGACGGGGCTGCTCGGCAAGGCGGTGCTCGCGCTCCTGGCCCGTCCGGAGCTCGCGGCCGAGCTGCGGGCGGATCCGGCGCTGCTGCCGGACGCGGTGGACGAGTTCCTGCGGCACGACCCGCCGGTGCAGATGGTCACCCGCTGGGCGCAGCGCGACTGCGCGCTCGCGGGCCACCCGATACGCCGGGGCGACCGGCTCGTCCTCGTCCTCGGCGCCGCCAACCGCGACCCGGCCCGGTTCCCGGATCCGGAGCGGCTCGACGTCCACCGGGACCAGCTCCGGCACTGCGCGTTCGGGCTCGGCATCCACTACTGCGCGGGCGCCGCTCTCGCCCGGGCGGAGGCGGAGACCGCCCTGGCCGTGCTCCTGACCGGGCTGCCGGCGCTGCGGCCCGGGGCCCGGCCGGCGGTGGAGGTGCGCTACGCCCCGGACTGGGTGTTCCACGGCCCGGAGCGGCTGACGGTCGGGTGACCGGCGGCGGCCGGGGCCGTGGTGCCCACTGTGACGAGGGCAACGCCCACCGAGGGGATCTTGACGGTATCCATACGCCCTCCGGACGGTTCCGTACGCACCCCGTGCGTACGCTGACTCGGCCGCCGTCCGCCGATGGCCGAAAACCGACCTCTCCGCCGTACCGGACAGCAGGAGTCCCCCGATGGCCACGCCCCCCGCCACCCGTTCCAGTCGCCTGCGGGCGTGGATGCTGGAAGGCCTGTCCGACATGGGCAAGGGCAGGCCCTCGCGGCCGGCCGAGCCGGCTCCGGACGCCGGGCACAAGGGGCAGCCCTGGTACCGGGTGATGTGTCTGACCGGTGTCGACTATTTCTCGACCCTCGGCTACCAGCCAGGCATCGCGGCCCTTGCCGCCGGGCTCCTCTCCCCCATCGCGACGATCGTGCTCGTGATCGTGACGCTGGCGGGCGCGCTGCCGGTCTACCGGCGGGTGGCGGAGGAGAGCCCGCACGGCGAGGGTTCGATCGCGATGCTGTCGCGGCTGCTGTCCTTCTGGAAGGGCAAGCTGTTCGTCCTCACCCTGCTGGGCTTCGCGGCCACCGACTTCCTCATCACCATCACCCTGTCGGCCGCCGACGCCTCCACCCACCTGGTGGAGAACCCGCATCTGGAATCGGCCCTGCACGACAAGCAGGTGCTGATCACGATGATCCTGATCGCGCTGCTGGGCGCGGTGTTCCTGAAGGGCTTCCTGGAGGCCATCGGGGTCGCCGTCGCCCTGGTCGCCGTCTATCTCGGGCTCAACGCCGTCGTCGTGGTCACCGGCCTGTACCACGTCCTCACCGACGGCCATGTCGTCACCGACTGGACCTCTGCCCTCACGCAGGAGCACGGCAACATCTTCGTCATGGTCGGCGTCGCGCTGATCGTCTTCCCGAAGCTGGCGCTCGGCATGTCCGGCTTCGAGACGGGTGTGGCGGTGATGCCGCACGTCCAGGGTGCCGCCGACGACACCGAGGCCAAGCCCGCCGGCCGGATCCGGGGCACGAAGAAGCTGCTCACCACCGCCGCGCTCATCATGAGCGTCTTCCTGTATCTCCACCAGCTTCATCACCACCGTCCTCATCCCGCACCAGGAGTTCGAGCCCGGCGGCAAGGCCAACGGCCGCGCGCTGGCCTACCTCGCACACGAGTACCTCGGCGGCGCCTTCGGCACCCTCTACGACGTCTCGACGATCGCGATCCTGTGGTTCGCGGGCGCGTCCGCGATGGCCGGCCTGCTCAACCTGATGCCCCGCTATCTGCCCAAGTACGGCATGGCCCCGCACTGGGCCCGCGCCGTGCGCCCCATGGTGATCACCTTCACCCTGGTCGCCTTCCTGGTCACCTGGATCTTCGACGCCGACGTCGACGCCCAGGGCGGCGCCTACGCCACCGGTGTCCTGGTCCTGATGAGTTCGGCGGCCATCGCGGTGACCATCGCTGCCCGCCGCGCCGGGCAGCGCGGCTGGACGATCGGCTTCGCCACCATCTCGGCGGTCCTGCTGTACGTCACCGTCGTGAACGTCATCGAGCGCCCCGACGGTGTGAAGATCGGTGCCTGTTTCATCGCCGGCATCATCCTCATCTCGCTGCTCTCCCGGCTCGGCCGCGCCTTCGAGCTGCGCGTCACGCACGTCGAGCTGGACGGGATGGCCGAGCGGTTCATCCAGGACATCTCCCGTCGCACCCCGCGCTTCATCGCGAACGAGCCGGACAACCGGGACGCCGAGGAGTACCGGTCGAAGAAGGACCAGATCCGCGCCGACAACGACCTCCCCGACACCGAGGACTTCGTGTTCGTCGAGGTGACGGTCACCGACCCGTCGGAGTTCGAGGCCGGTCTGACGGTCCGCGGCGAGGTCCTGCACGAGCGCTACCGGGTGCTGACGGTGGAGAGCTCCTCCGTGCCCAACGCCCTTGCGGCCCTGCTGCTCCACGCCCGGGACCTCACCGGGGTCCGCCCGCACATCTACTTCGAGTGGACCGAGGGCAACCCCTTCGCCAACTTCTTCCGCTTCTTCCTCTTCG from Streptomyces fradiae includes:
- a CDS encoding FAD-dependent monooxygenase; amino-acid sequence: MSAEPMSGYASPGPAGRGGAGVWETDVLVVGAGPVGLALALDLAARGVDFVLVEAGDGGSVEPRITTVGPRAMEMFRRWGAAEALRRAGWPDDHALDVAWVTAVGGHEIHRLEFGTVATRPLPAHTPEPEAICPQHWMVPLLLDRVGRHPAGPVRLRHRLLGFTAGPDGVVATVAGAGRPDGAAVTVRARFLVGCDGASSPVRKACGIASPELHAARTLRNIVFRAPELPKLLGPRAPLVHFLTSPTGLRYPLRSIDGRGLYRLTAPVGPAAPLAVVRRAVALATPLEVVSDVVWRLAHRVAERYRSGPVFLAGDAAHTLSPSGGFGMSTGVCDAADLGWKLAATLAGWAGPGLLDTYGTERRPVALAGVAEAHRNLRRTQERRISPALLDDTPVGVRARAALAEELAASDARREFDRPEMHFAYRYSSPLLATEEPDAVPVLNASTLPGARAPHAWLAPGRSTLDLYGREFVLLCFEAGSGGRGRTDGMDGTGGTDGTGGTDGTVRAFADRKVPLRVERCADPQAAERYERPYVLVRPDGHVAWRGAAPPRDPGALADRVRGAVG
- a CDS encoding ferritin-like domain-containing protein; its protein translation is MSVFDLPRLHFAGTAVTKLPTGPRAAAAAGLLDLATNTVLAPPDQPGAGAGAGAGAGSAAPFPDGQPAAELHALLRERGALGGHFSGNGHFSVDARVTAAEGTDGAPVPAAAGDPLLGRAVDLWGHYNPYLGTTANRARVFDVDPASAWSTTLMIGRFALGREGRSHDSGHVCLGDVTGFQPPRWQSFAPAPSVLHQFAVPAGSALDWPDGPGGASPLAAALRSAAEASGGLLVQFTLEAAGAPGDPGHGYDGPGDAPQQWRLRGVIAPWCPDEPRTHPAGRLLVPYGADPAGGGPRPRICSVWVTPDETVFNLPFGRPGSGALELRTVVSDELVAVLPEGGSAPDGGRVVRVPASAPGAAWAADEGLCLVGPHGTGRRVLLRERERVVVTDDAALFVEHPDRERGEDHAVEVAVRASVRGRPAALEPVVVRQFAHPRALPRDPVAASPEARAGELRIVDLRPGRLAEDKEAPEPSPGSYDAVCRLLTDERGRGWFTVRGARPGTARLLLTAEADELPPCPLDAPGSAVAAYDDGDALGWWAGAGGAQVRVLPDDWALDAVLKEDVGFGLLHREVFAYYEQLFPFMRDEVFSLADRCKVETYVKLIWQMCDPANKDRTYYMPPTRELTLPKARLLLSYLRARSSADAVLPVVSPSPSPAAARPRITSRAQLRAALWQAVTVELATCLQYLYAGYALPTHGAGFTYVQRGVWTPRQLRLACGDGGETLSRGIRDSLFAVAREEMVHFLVVNNVLMAMGEPFHVPAIDFGTPGLLPLPLDFALEPLHLGSVQRFVAIERPERLAGGTDAGPAAGPEEAAGAGGAAESAEAAPFGSPSELYAAIRDGLTRVPDLFLVERGRGGGEHHLFLGRTVDARHPDYQLEVDDLSSALFAIDFVTEQGEGGVLDTPGPVPESHHDTFVRIGELLMTERADGPGGQGAPWSPAYPALRNPTLDPAHPGRAAVRDPHAREVMRLFNRAYFLMLQLMVQHFAESPDASLRRSRLMNAAIDVMTGMMRPLAELLVTLDSGWRGRTAGPSFELEEPPVALARPDVARRAFAMRFTHLARMARECAGVPGRVPELMTFYAEQFRAEGGR
- a CDS encoding flavin monoamine oxidase family protein produces the protein MSKHLTRTRGTVTVIGAGMAGLVAAYELERLGHRVEILEGSRRLGGRVRTHRFGAHEGAPFVELGAMRVPTAHHRTMHYIDHLGLADQVRPFTTLLSEENAFLATSTGHVRLREAPRRLIADVRSALARDDYREETVVFGAWLAAVVDAVAPPALRTGLRADLARDLLDRVERIDLTPHLLGDGKDRVDVHGLFAAHPGVRAGCGTRLNSFLDDILTETSPRLIRLACGMDQLVQRLAARIRGPIWLGQEVTGLDVAPDHVRLRIGRGPLAVLRRADLVLCTVPFPVLRRMRLTGLDEDKRAVLREVDYCPATKVAVHVREPFWEREGIRGGASFSGGLIRQTYYPAPVEDGGGPDHASGASGRRGAALLASYTIGEDADLLGRMPARQRNAVVIDELGRMHPQLLRRGMVRGVAGIAWGEHPWTAGGCAIRWGKDAAACAEERRRAARPVGRLFFAGEHCSSEPAWIEGAVESALSAVADIDRFAAAHRLGRPAPALLEAA
- a CDS encoding cytochrome P450, which encodes MSAEPAAYGTLPPFDPALLDLADPYPAYRRYREAGPVHGVRGPGRAPTTWYVFGYAEVARVLARREFGRTDPATGCAAPLPPGYEVLRQVVENWLVFLDPPRHTGVRALVTPALGAGPVTALRPEIRRIARGLVAPLAARDSVDLVAEFAAPFPLLVIAGVLGVPAERHGWFRDRALALQRAGGTRADRSAAGLTVAERAAGDLTAYFRRELDARRGPGGDRGDLLSALARAADERTALTPREQSATCIHLLTAGHETTTGLLGKAVLALLARPELAAELRADPALLPDAVDEFLRHDPPVQMVTRWAQRDCALAGHPIRRGDRLVLVLGAANRDPARFPDPERLDVHRDQLRHCAFGLGIHYCAGAALARAEAETALAVLLTGLPALRPGARPAVEVRYAPDWVFHGPERLTVG
- a CDS encoding FAD-dependent monooxygenase, with the protein product MSAGRMLLAPGRTPWRDVIIGAHPWRTCRSRWFRRTVRKGRTRVGSWGRMPGVDVCVVGAGPVGLTLAIALRRLGLDVRVVDRAPAAKHEARALVVWPRAAEALEALGVAGTLARHGVELGEVTIHAGGRRLGALSTGWHRSAHSRPLNIEQHDIERLLCAELARLGTEVEWDSEVTDVKVHDDRAEFTVGRPGGSAESATAAWIVGCDGTGSVVRDRLGIPFRGRRRTGLQVVQGNAHADWPYGRHPGHGHIFLAPRRSLLVFPLPGGGFRFFCFRDDPDPTLTGPPTLGELRDLVADTARLPRLRLTPTDPPWLNRARFGDRVAARLRLGRGLLAGDAAHAWAPVGGHGMNVGMLGAHNLAWKLAAVHRGEADVRLLDTYDTEQRALAVRYIREMRCNFMELPLPPLGHHVFSATVPLALALRGFQRRLDWQLSDLGRHHRPSALSWQRAPAGLGRGRGPRAGDRMPDALVSTGHPGTGPVRLHTLLRYDTWTLLLLAGGPGGPGGGAVPESVHQSVREAVLERCARGPVPVRVLSVTPADAAEARLLGRPGELRLVRPDGHVGLVAPAGRTADLDAYLTALGPAPAPMSPSVSAE